One genomic region from Cryptosporangium phraense encodes:
- a CDS encoding helix-turn-helix transcriptional regulator — MVKPTRVTNSIRALRFARDEMTQADLADRIGVTRQTVIAIEQGRYSPSLEMAFRIARVFDVPLDDVFHYPEE; from the coding sequence ATGGTGAAACCGACCCGAGTGACGAACTCGATCCGCGCCCTCCGGTTCGCCCGGGACGAGATGACGCAGGCCGATCTGGCCGACCGCATCGGCGTGACCAGGCAGACCGTCATCGCCATCGAGCAGGGCCGGTACTCGCCGTCGCTGGAGATGGCCTTCCGCATCGCCCGCGTGTTCGACGTCCCCCTCGACGACGTTTTCCACTACCCGGAGGAATGA